A section of the Choristoneura fumiferana chromosome 5, NRCan_CFum_1, whole genome shotgun sequence genome encodes:
- the tnc gene encoding tenectin encodes MDRRCAGALLALAACIASTAAAPTASNQTALDLYDGAHQGCYYNFQHYGEGDRIMTNEPCLNCTCHNRMLMCYLRVCPFTKPIGQDCSVEKRADQCCPIVTCPDVPVDLLTSTSTTSPAEYGETGLGKLDRYGCSINGKYFPEGAKVPPTPSKPCEHCYCIRNMTTCVMQECTLHVDGCTPIYHKDVCCPVRYSCDHPEDEIPLLDDMTTTVRPTPGFLLTTTTLSPVTQMTQDCVHDDKVFADGALIKTEKACEHCYCMKGDIVCVVQECGTPMENEGKNCTSMPPRDGQCCPDTYICEGDEITSEPKPDFTTQSSFDDITTLNPPRRVIVEGSGYRKEPGEPFTEEPTFGPDTEGSGDETFKPIDEGEVIIPESETTKPLITTENDDDIDQYSPSTSRVPVVDSEIIDMATTEPDKGENTVPSGSIDEDVPEISISDKTTPEESKSVTESGLTTESYLVAKTTVIHEDESSIKDAITTEAEATPTIPATVSETTTADYKSPESSDDKVTAEPTKVTESTPNKQTDEKTPIEITTLKDNEEVVTTIATNYGAADAQTTENTPSSVEKEVKITTPQLPEQENEVLVKEPTTESSLESSTKSDIIKTETEPATTITNEVMTSAEEHMIEPTSVNPVDNEIDEELYPTSSPGRIPGEGDCLLDGVTYSNESIVPSSNNCHTSCRCISSIVKCDPIICSAPPDYMDNCQPMYDPPESCCPTYVCDHTRETVPPQSHSQMAGTENPIPTPSVECNGDQCEISKDKEESTDSSKKPDECGTEGCQGTDKQPDHESRPSIEECVGEKCTSPQAHCADGKCESPITPDQICDSENGCKILVDQACQGEDCKTQSEVSAGEDSSAQCDSVNGCKDSQTPSSQAHCADGKCESPPTTNQICDGENGCQIPVEQPCQGEQCQSQSGGIPEKDITTPCDNADDCKKDQVPEGVPECAGESCSSETHPKDTESCKDGGDCTQPEQSPTIEECKEEKCRRKDVLDNTKPATGECTGSNCVSQDNIPQITDVPESATEAVPKTTEQSGFDETIPNEPIADNLPKTPDVEKETNASIFINNEESESTTHYDETDKEKEESSVPSVTDIPEIKTLAPEIQEYTTEITKQKETTVAQSEITAPYEESSTSAPKLSDNETDDKFTELPVVLESESPESTPKPTEHSLVDDHSTEVPQVDIISDQQKHDITTASPSISNIHDVATEIIEDSTAYTDRSSPDITTEEPKNVPDQDGILTVSLTTVSSSDEVKEPDNINEDLEPNVTESAGSDTSASEESSTGNLDKEPIEHEHHDAVTTPKSYDGETNPPGTFETEIPIHDVSEEQHDTQTANPEKLSTLSLEGQDETKLPNPSVTSFEPITSKLDDMISVTEGSSIPNDELEIKSTVLPEISPSDTPVAEFASTTQEELYTKIPSSDTSDENQIPTEAPMSIPKDKEENEIKPTQASELPEFTKPTESYGTESEHKVPSEKEPSPDEENVELATEKDDSNLKTTLLPIHESSSEQPNKETEANEIPEQNVSTEKTPVMVSNVEEPEQSEPSVTEAGVVDSVTSVEQTSEIMPVTSIPTEGLDEKSPESFTEVSAHAVSEDNEITPTRDQSAATEDLFTEIPELTIHEHTESTLTTEKPEQFDTKEDITTKVPDMSVTEPHDISTQKETEEVPDLQDSKINAPDVSVIEPQTEATEAPEQNVVTPDHRLTEPSEYEPKDVTTTIQEPTTTESHRKTTDTPEVYEVPTEGTKINAVEPEKVATEGLISQDDTTSDSRISVTEPANEVTENLEIQDIATNIPDTFVTETQKDITGPPDSQVTIIPDLSEEKPDKEFTHAHGPLDITTTTPEISEQDSDNEYSESPSSPDTTTKVSEITDAAATVTQKETPEPESQESVTVAPETNTQKDVTEIPESQDIATSAPKISVTEAQEEASEAPESQDSATHSPEMLTTEAQKSETEIPDGSATQIPEISVTETQKETTEAFVAPDVATDISESSETETLSEVTPTSVTDDATTNIPETPIPDIYKDTTVSPLVENVATEIPEKLTTESQKDTSETSTIVSQKEVTETPVSQDIATSVPDISSTESQKEVTDVLEEQDVASNAPETSETESQEAVTKTQDIATSAPETSATKSEMEITESPVAQDVATSAPETSAAEPQKEATETPVAQDVATSAPETSAAEPQKETTETPVAEDIATSAPDTSAVEPQKETSETPVAEDIATSAPKISATEPQKETPETPVPQDAVTSAPETPTTESQKELPETSETHDIATSAPETSATESQKEVTETPTAQDAVTSAPETFATESQKEVTETLVPQDAVTSAPETPTTESQKELPETSETHDIATSAPETSATESQKKLTETPVAQDITTSVPDISETETQKEVTDTPEEQDVTTSAPETSASESQKEVTETPLAQDVATSTPGTSAAESQEKVTETQVNQDATTSGPETSATASQKEVTEIPVTQDAATSAPETSATESQKEVIETSVSQDATTSAPETTATESIKEITDTSLAQDAVTSAPETSATESQKKETETPAAQDVATSSPEISATESQTEVTEILVGQDIATSAPGISETEAHKEVTEAPVPQDLATSAPETSATEYQKEVTETPLPQDVTTSGPETSATESQKEVTETPVAQDVVEEEITEMAVPHVIATSIPEIVETAIDTQAPDGEPTHEQSTKVPESLVTGTLDETTLLDIATDKPTTSLQDNDNDKPVEVEKIDTEIPTVESVKPDQHKEPEKSDASSELPITSESVEPDIKSPQPSDSDSDITKATETPITEHQPTDKEEDTVTKSPVQSESQDQTTKTSEELEQSSEYPETTPYLVLLEEHTHKKDVYTMSPDGEITTGAFDEPSEYEPTTQASIDKVTTESALVTEAKLPNEKDESTPATGEAISEKVTEPSLMSEEKTTTSAAHVTEEVQLTEKPQNVDSNEISTAGPGEEQKETDKPLTDMQDEADKLEPSATEKPHETTAPEEEFILATTKATTIKTEEDLPSPSLVDKFGKPDVPKPVSELETQKPDVADELPKPAVNEVQTTEEAPLPDSDSQFPPSGTSGYGQEPDYGEEDQAFGPGTCRYGGKVYVSAQQIPRDDPCDFCFCFRSDIICLQQSCPPPIHGCHEEPIQGFCCPRYECPVSMATTLNVTTTTTTTTTTLPPHFLPHAYKGAAQRRGCQIKGHTYKVGEVVRASSGPCLHCTCGGDGQMKCDPKVCTPEPMLRQMIAAAVSAKRRR; translated from the exons GAGCACATCAAGGATGTTACTACAACTTCCAGCACTATGGCGAGGGCGACCGAATCATGACAAACGAGCCCTGCCTTAACTGTACCTGCCACAACCGAATGCTGATGTGCTACCTCAGGGTCTGTCCCTTCACCAAGCCCATTGGTCAGGACTGCTCGGTCGAGAAGCGCGCTGATCAGTGCTGCCCCATTGTCACATGTCCTGATG TTCCAGTTGACTTACTCACGTCGACGTCAACGACGTCTCCAGCTGAATATGGCGAAACTGGACTTGGCAAATTGGACAGATATGGATGCAGCATCAACGGGAAATACTTCCCAGAGGGAGCTAAAGTGCCACCAACCCCGAGCAAGCCTTGCGAACATTGTTACTGCATACGAAACATGACGACTTGTGTTATGCAAGAATGTACACTCCACGTAGATGGTTGCACACCAATCTACCATAAAGATGTGTGTTGTCCAGTTCGTTACTCTTGTG ATCACCCCGAAGACGAAATACCGCTCTTGGATGACATGACCACTACGGTGCGACCTACGCCTGGATTCCTGCTGACTACCACCACACTCTCACCTGTAACGCAGATGACTCAGGACTGTGTTCATGACGACAAAGTATTCGCAGACGGGGCACTAATTAAAACTGAAAAAGCTTGTGAGCATTGCTATTGCATGAAAGGTGACATTGTCTGCGTAGTACAAGAATGCGGCACTCCTATGGAGAATGAAGGCAAGAATTGCACTTCGATGCCTCCTCGAGACGGTCAATGCTGTCCAGATACATACATTTGTGAAGGCGATGAAATAACAAGTGAACCGAAACCTGACTTTACAACGCAATCTTCTTTCGACGACATCACCACTTTGAATCCACCAAGAAGAGTTATTGTCGAAGGCAGTGGATACAGAAAAGAACCTGGTGAACCATTTACGGAGGAACCAACATTTGGACCAGACACTGAAGGTAGCGGAGATGAAACTTTCAAACCAATCGATGAAGGAGAAGTAATTATTCCCGAATCTGAAACCACTAAACCACTTATTACGACAGAAAACGACGACGACATTGACCAGTATAGCCCAAGTACGTCAAGAGTGCCTGTTGTAGATTCAGAAATAATTGATATGGCAACAACAGAACCAGATAAGGGTGAAAATACAGTTCCAAGTGGTAGCATAGATGAAGATGTACCAGAAATATCAATAAGCGATAAAACTACACCAGAAGAAAGTAAGTCGGTTACGGAATCAGGTCTAACCACAGAATCGTACCTCGTTGCTAAAACAACTGTGATACATGAAGATGAGTCCTCTATTAAAGATGCAATTACAACTGAAGCAGAGGCAACACCTACAATACCTGCGACCGTGTCCGAAACCACTACTGCTGATTATAAGTCACCTGAATCGTCAGATGACAAAGTTACTGCAGAACCTACCAAAGTGACTGAAAGTACaccgaacaaacaaacagatgaAAAAACGCCTATCGAAATTACAACACTCAAAGACAATGAAGAGGTGGTTACCACAATAGCAACTAATTACGGAGCTGCAGATGCACAAACCACAGAAAACACACCATCATCTGTAGAAAAAGAAGTTAAAATAACGACACCACAATTACCAGAGCAAGAAAATGAAGTATTGGTTAAGGAGCCTACTACGGAGTCTTCCTTGGAATCTTCAACTAAGTCAGATATTATTAAGACGGAAACTGAACCCGCTACTACAATAACAAATGAAGTTATGACTTCAGCAGAAGAGCACATGATAGAACCAACATCAGTTAATCCTGTCGATAATGAGATTGATGAAGAATTATACCCTACTTCATCACCTGGCCGGATACCAGGTGAAGGAGATTGTTTACTTGACGGTGTCACGTATAGTAATGAGAGCATCGTACCCAGCAGTAACAATTGCCATACAAGTTGCAGATGTATCAGTAGCATTGTGAAATGTGACCCTATCATTTGCAGTGCACCACCAGACTATATGGATAATTGTCAACCTATGTACGATCCTCCAGAATCCTGTTGCCCTACTTACGTTTGTGACCATACAAGAGAGACTGTTCCACCTCAATCACACAGTCAAATGGCTGGAACAGAAAACCCTATACCAACGCCATCCGTTGAATGTAATGGAGACCAATGTGAAATAAGTAAGGACAAAGAAGAATCAACTGATTCGAGTAAGAAGCCTGATGAATGTGGAACGGAAGGATGTCAAGGAACTGATAAACAGCCAGATCATGAATCGCGACCATCTATTGAAGAATGTGTTGGTGAAAAATGTACATCACCACAGGCTCATTGTGCCGATGGAAAATGTGAGTCGCCAATTACACCAGATCAAATCTGTGATAGTGAAAATGGTTGTAAAATTCTTGTTGATCAAGCATGCCAAGGTGAAGATTGCAAAACTCAGTCCGAAGTTAGTGCTGGTGAGGACAGCTCGGCTCAGTGTGATAGCGTTAATGGTTGCAAAGATAGTCAAACTCCTTCATCTCAGGCTCATTGCGCAGATGGAAAATGTGAGTCGCCCCCTACAACAAATCAAATCTGTGATGGTGAAAACGGTTGTCAAATCCCTGTTGAACAGCCTTGCCAAGGGGAACAATGCCAATCGCAGTCTGGAGGTATTCCAGAGAAAGATATCACGACTCCTTGCGATAACGCTGATGATTGTAAAAAGGATCAAGTTCCTGAAGGGGTACCAGAATGTGCAGGGGAATCATGCTCGTCTGAAACACATCCAAAAGATACAGAAAGTTGCAAAGATGGTGGCGATTGCACCCAACCTGAACAGAGTCCTACCATTGAAGAATGTAAAGAAGAAAAATGTAGAAGAAAGGACGTTCTGGATAATACAAAACCTGCTACTGGTGAATGCACTGGCTCTAATTGCGTATCGCAGGACAATATACCGCAAATAACAGATGTTCCAGAATCAGCTACAGAAGCTGTACCTAAAACTACTGAACAGTCTGGCTTTGATGAAACTATACCTAACGAGCCTATTGCAGATAACTTACCAAAGACACCTGACGTTGAAAAAGAAACTAACGCTTCAATATTCATCAATAACGAAGAAAGCGAATCAACAACACACTACGATGAAACTgataaagaaaaagaagaaagttCAGTACCTTCTGTCACTGACATTCCTGAAATAAAAACGCTGGCACCAGAAATACAAGAATATACTACTGAGATAACTAAGCAGAAGGAAACTACAGTGGCCCAATCAGAAATCACTGCACCTTACGAAGAATCGTCCACAAGTGCACCAAAACTGTCTGATAACGAAACTGATGACAAATTTACTGAACTTCCAGTTGTTCTTGAATCAGAGTCACCTGAATCAACACCAAAACCAACTGAACATTCTTTAGTAGATGACCATTCAACTGAGGTACCTCAAGTTGATATTATCAGTGATCAACAGAAGCATGATATTACAACAGCGTCGCCTTCTATATCTAATATTCATGATGTAGCCACAGAAATTATTGAAGATTCTACTGCCTATACAGACAGGAGTAGCCCAGATATAACTACCGAAGAACCGAAAAATGTACCTGACCAGGATGGAATCTTAACTGTATCTCTGACTACAGTCAGTTCAAGCGATGAAGTTAAGGAACCAGATAATATTAATGAAGATTTAGAGCCTAATGTCACAGAATCTGCTGGAAGTGATACATCAGCGTCAGAAGAAAGCAGTACTGGAAACCTTGACAAAGAGCCAATCGAACACGAACATCATGATGCAGTTACGACTCCAAAATCATATGATGGCGAAACAAATCCCCCAGGTACTTTTGAAACTGAGATACCCATTCACGATGTCTCTGAAGAACAGCATGACACGCAAACAGCTAATCCCGAGAAATTAAGCACTTTATCACTGGAGGGCCAAGatgaaacaaaactgccaaACCCTAGTGTAACATCTTTTGAACCTATTACCAGTAAGCTCGATGACATGATTTCGGTTACTGAAGGCTCGTCAATACCAAATGATGAATTGGAAATAAAATCGACTGTATTACCTGAAATTTCACCAAGTGATACTCCAGTTGCTGAGTTTGCAAGCACTACTCAAGAAGAATTGTATACCAAGATACCAAGTTCTGATACTTCTGATGAAAACCAAATTCCTACTGAAGCTCCGATGTCGATACCAAAGGATAAagaagaaaatgaaataaaacctACCCAAGCATCTGAATTACCTGAATTCACGAAGCCCACGGAATCTTACGGTACTGAAAGTGAACACAAAGTACCTAGTGAAAAAGAACCCAGTCCAGATGAAGAAAATGTTGAGTTAGCGACAGAAAAGGATGACAGTAATCTTAAAACAACATTATTACCAATACATGAATCTTCCAGTGAACAACCAAATAAAGAAACCGAAGCCAATGAAATTCCCGAGCAAAATGTAAGCACTGAGAAGACTCCAGTAATGGTTTCCAATGTCGAAGAGCCAGAGCAATCAGAACCTTCAGTCACTGAGGCTGGAGTTGTTGACTCTGTTACTTCAGTTGAACAAACTAGTGAAATCATGCCAGTTACCTCTATACCCACCGAAGGCCTTGATGAAAAATCACCTGAGTCATTTACTGAAGTTTCCGCACATGCGGTGTCCGAAGATAATGAAATTACACCCACTCGAGACCAGTCTGCTGCAACAGAAGACTTGTTTACCGAAATACCTGAATTAACAATTCATGAACATACTGAATCTACATTAACTACTGAAAAACCTGAGCAATTTGACACGAAAGAAGACATTACCACCAAAGTGCCTGATATGTCAGTGACAGAACCACACGATATTAGTACCCAAAAAGAGACGGAGGAAGTCCCAGATCTGCAAGATAGTAAAATTAATGCTCCAGATGTCTCTGTAATCGAACCGCAGACCGAAGCGACAGAAGCTCCAGAGCAAAATGTAGTAACACCAGATCATCGACTAACAGAACCAAGTGAATATGAACCTAAGGACGTCACAACAACTATTCAGGAGCCAACAACTACAGAATCACATAGAAAAACCACTGATACTCCAGAGGTATATGAAGTTCCAACTGAGGGTACAAAAATAAATGCCGTGGAACCAGAGAAAGTAGCGACAGAAGGCCTTATATCACAAGATGACACAACCAGTGATTCGAGAATTTCTGTCACCGAACCAGCGAATGAAGTGACTGAAAATCTAGAAATTCAGGACATTGCAACAAATATTCCAGATACATTTGTAACGGAAACTCAAAAGGATATTACTGGACCTCCAGATTCACAAGTAACCATTATCCCTGATTTATCTGAAGAAAAACCTGATAAAGAATTTACTCATGCACATGGCCCACTGGATATCACAACAACTACTCCAGAGATTTCTGAACAAGACTCCGACAACGAATATTCCGAGTCACCATCTTCACCAGATACAACAACTAAGGTTTCAGAAATAACTGATGCAGCTGCTACTGTAACGCAAAAGGAAACGCCAGAACCAGAGTCGCAAGAAAGTGTTACAGTAGCTCCGGAGACCAACACACAGAAGGATGTGACAGAAATTCCAGAAAGTCAAGATATAGCCACAAGTGCaccaaaaatatctgtaacAGAAGCACAAGAGGAAGCATCAGAAGCACCTGAGTCTCAAGATTCTGCTACTCATTCTCCAGAAATGCTTACAACAGAAGCACAAAAGAGTGAAACAGAAATCCCTGATGGTTCTGCCACACAAATTCCAGAAATATCAGTTACCGAAACTCAGAAGGAAACAACGGAAGCTTTCGTGGCTCCAGATGTTGCAACAGACATTTCTGAAAGTTCTGAAACAGAAACACTATCGGAGGTCACACCAACTTCAGTGACAGATGATGCAACAACAAACATTCCAGAAACTCCTATACCAGATATCTATAAGGACACAACTGTATCTCCCTTAGTAGAGAACGTTGCAACAGAAATTCCAGAAAAATTAACAACGGAATCTCAAAAAGATACTTCTGAAACATCTACTATAGTATCTCAAAAGGAAGTTACAGAAACTCCAGTATCCCAGGATATTGCCACCAGCGTTCCAGACATTTCTTCAACAGAATCTCAAAAAGAAGTAACGGACGTTCTAGAGGAGCAGGATGTTGCAAGCAACGCTCCAGAGACCTCTGAAACAGAGTCTCAAGAGGCAGTAACAAAAACTCAAGACATTGCAACCAGCGCTCCAGAAACTTCTGCTACAAAATCTGAAATGGAAATAACAGAAAGTCCAGTGGCTCAGGATGTTGCGACAAGCGCTCCAGAAACTTCTGCAGCAGAGCCACAAAAGGAAGCAACAGAAACTCCAGTGGCTCAGGATGTTGCGACAAGCGCTCCAGAAACTTCTGCAGCAGAGCCACAAAAGGAAACAACAGAAACTCCAGTGGCTGAGGACATTGCAACCAGCGCTCCAGACACGTCTGCAGTAGAGCCTCAGAAGGAAACATCAGAAACTCCCGTGGCTGAGGACATTGCTACCAGCGCTCCAAAAATTTCTGCAACAGAGCCTCAAAAGGAAACACCTGAAACTCCAGTTCCTCAGGATGCTGTGACCAGCGCTCCTGAAACTCCAACAACCGAGTCTCAAAAGGAATTACCAGAAACTTCAGAGACTCACGATATTGCAACTAGCGCTCCAGAAACTTCTGCAACAGAATCTCAAAAGGAAGTTACAGAAACTCCAACGGCTCAGGATGCTGTAACCAGCGCTCCAGAAACTTTTGCAACAGAATCCCAAAAGGAAGTTACAGAAACTCTAGTGCCTCAGGATGCTGTGACCAGCGCTCCTGAAACTCCAACTACCGAGTCTCAAAAGGAATTACCAGAAACTTCAGAGACTCACGATATTGCAACTAGCGCTCCAGAAACTTCTGCAACAGAATCTCAAAAGAAACTCACAGAAACTCCAGTGGCTCAGGATATTACAACCAGCGTTCCAGACATTTCTGAAACAGAAACTCAAAAGGAAGTAACAGATACGCCAGAGGAGCAGGATGTTACAACTAGCGCTCCTGAAACATCTGCATCTGAATCTCAAAAGGAAGTAACAGAAACTCCATTGGCTCAAGATGTAGCAACCAGCACTCCAGGAACTTCTGCAGCAGAATCTCAAGAGAAAGTAACAGAAACTCAGGTGAATCAGGATGCTACGACCAGCGGTCCAGAAACTTCTGCAACAGCATCTCAAAAGGAAGTAACAGAAATTCCAGTGACTCAGGATGCTGCGACCAGCGCTCCAGAAACTTCTGCAACAGAATCTCAAAAGGAAGTAATAGAAACTTCAGTGTCTCAAGATGCTACGACCAGCGCGCCAGAAACTACTGCAACAGAATCTATAAAGGAAATAACAGACACTTCACTGGCTCAAGATGCTGTGACCAGCGCTCCTGAAACTTCTGCAACAGAATCTCAAAAGAAAGAAACAGAAACTCCTGCTGCTCAGGATGTTGCAACCAGCTCTCCAGAAATTTCTGCAACAGAGTCTCAAACGGAAGTAACAGAAATTCTAGTGGGTCAGGATATTGCAACCAGCGCTCCAGGAATTTCTGAAACAGAGGCTCATAAGGAGGTGACAGAAGCTCCAGTGCCTCAAGATTTGGCAACCAGCGCTCCAGAAACTTCTGCAACAGAATATCAAAAAGAAGTAACAGAAACCCCTCTGCCTCAAGATGTTACAACCAGTGGTCCAGAAACTTCTGCAACTGAATCTCAAAAGGAAGTAACAGAAACTCCAGTAGCCCAAGATGTTGTAGAAGAGGAAATTACAGAAATGGCAGTGCCACACGTTATTGCAACCAGTATTCCAGAAATTGTTGAAACTGCTATTGATACACAAGCTCCTGATGGCGAGCCAACACATGAACAAAGTACAAAGGTTCCAGAATCACTTGTCACAGGGACCCTAGATGAGACAACATTATTAGATATCGCTACAGATAAACCTACTACAAGCTTGCAAGATAACGATAATGATAAACCAGTGGAGGTCGAAAAAATTGACACGGAAATTCCTACTGTGGAATCTGTAAAACCAGATCAACATAAAGAACCTGAAAAGTCAGATGCTAGTTCTGAATTACCAATTACATCTGAATCAGTTGAGCCTGACATAAAATCACCGCAACCAAGTGACTCTGATTCTGATATTACCAAAGCCACAGAAACACCAATAACAGAACATCAACCAACGGATAAAGAAGAAGACACTGTGACCAAATCTCCAGTTCAATCAGAATCCCAAGACCAAACCACCAAAACTTCGGAAGAACTTGAACAATCCTCTGAGTATCCAGAAACAACACCATACTTAGTATTATTGGAAGAACATACTCACAAAAAAGATGTTTATACTATGTCACCTGACGGAGAAATAACTACTGGAGCCTTTGATGAACCATCTGAGTATGAACCAACAACTCAAGCCTCAATAGATAAGGTTACTACTGAATCTGCTTTGGTTACTGAAGCTAAATTACCAAATGAAAAAGATGAATCTACACCTGCAACAGGGGAAGCAATTTCTGAAAAAGTAACAGAACCTTCATTGATGTCTgaagaaaaaacaacaacatcAGCTGCACATGTTACTGAAGAGGTACAATTAACAGAAAAACCGCAGAACGTGGACTCTAATGAAATTTCTACCGCTGGACCAGGAGAGGAACAAAAAGAAACTGATAAACCATTGACAGATATGCAGGATGAAGCGGACAAGTTAGAGCCTTCGGCTACAGAGAAACCTCATGAAACAACAGCTCCAGAAGAAGAGTTTATCCTAGCAACAACCAAAGCTACAACTATTAAAACAGAGGAAGATCTCCCAAGTCCTTCTTTAGTTGATAAATTTGGAAAACCTGATGTCCCTAAACCAGTCTCTGAGTTGGAAACACAGAAACCTGATGTTGCTGACGAACTACCCAAGCCTGCAGTTAATGAAGTTCAAACTACTGAAGAAGCGCCGCTGCCAGACAGCGATAGTCAATTCCCGCCAAGTGGAACCAGTGGTTACGGAcaagaacctgactacggagAAGAAGATCAAGCGTTTGGACCCGGAACTTGTCGGTATGGAGGAAAGGTTTACGTGTCAGCCCAGCAAATACCAAGAGACGATCCTTGTGACTTCTGCTTCTGCTTCAGAAGTGATATTATATGTTTACAACAAAGTTGTCCTCCTCCTATTCATGGTTGTCATGAAGAGCCTATCCAAGGGTTCTGCTGCCCGCGGTACGAATGTCCCGTATCCATGGCGACTACTCTCAACgtgacgacgacgacgacgactaCCACCACGACGTTGCCGCCGCACTTCCTACCTCACGCTTACAAGGGCGCGGCGCAAAGAAGAGGTTGTCAAATAAAGGGCCACACATACAAAGTAGGAGAAGTCGTGCGGGCGTCATCAGGACCATGTTTACATTGCAC ATGTGGAGGAGACGGTCAGATGAAGTGCGACCCCAAGGTGTGCACGCCAGAGCCCATGCTGCGCCAGATGATCGCCGCGGCCGTGTCCGCCAAGAGGCGAAGGTGA